A window from Methanobrevibacter sp. V74 encodes these proteins:
- a CDS encoding transposase, which produces MMMKNLKEKARKMGRLEIRIALVDIGKNEPEILATNLTSEEFSTEDLKELYGKRWAVETGFDRLKNLIEIEDFSGIRRTIIEQDFHAHIFVYNLAMTIKNHAENNITRIPRNKDEKIIYQSNFAKITGNIYLFLFDLIFETQTKREQIIDFIVKEASKELIQYKENQYNNNNQNEKPRMFIINIQETRKKHTNQIISPKISEFSHLV; this is translated from the coding sequence ATGATGATGAAAAATTTAAAAGAAAAAGCAAGAAAGATGGGGCGATTAGAAATTCGCATAGCATTAGTAGATATTGGTAAGAACGAACCTGAAATACTTGCAACAAATTTAACATCTGAAGAATTCTCAACAGAAGATTTAAAAGAATTATATGGTAAAAGATGGGCAGTTGAAACTGGATTTGACAGATTAAAAAATTTAATCGAAATCGAAGATTTCAGCGGAATTCGAAGAACAATAATCGAACAAGATTTTCACGCCCACATATTCGTTTATAACCTAGCAATGACAATTAAAAATCATGCAGAAAACAATATAACAAGAATACCCAGAAATAAAGATGAAAAAATAATTTATCAGTCGAATTTCGCAAAAATAACGGGAAACATCTATTTATTCTTATTTGACCTAATATTTGAAACGCAAACGAAAAGAGAGCAAATAATCGATTTTATAGTAAAAGAAGCATCTAAAGAACTAATACAATATAAAGAAAATCAATACAATAATAATAATCAGAACGAAAAACCCCGGATGTTTATAATAAACATCCAGGAAACAAGAAAAAAACACACTAATCAAATAATTTCACCAAAAATTAGTGAGTTTTCACATCTTGTTTAA
- a CDS encoding transposase gives MNESFIDQLYGKYSGFSKFKGYIVSACDGSIIDLPNVTLTREEFPVGDENLLKEKRIRARVSCLLDVHSKHILTAKIVETTINEVDLAIEHLENLKQRLNITKLITIYDRGYSSIELMAKTIDLNSKFLIRLPKNVFRHLIKQMKTNDEIIKINLTNNRLSHFDDDEKFKRKSKKDGAIRNSHSISRYW, from the coding sequence ATGAATGAATCTTTTATTGACCAATTATATGGCAAATATTCTGGATTTTCAAAATTTAAAGGATATATTGTTAGTGCTTGTGATGGAAGTATTATTGATCTTCCCAATGTTACTTTAACACGTGAAGAATTCCCTGTTGGTGATGAAAACCTGTTAAAAGAAAAAAGAATTCGTGCAAGAGTTTCATGTCTTTTAGACGTTCATTCTAAACATATTTTAACAGCAAAAATTGTTGAAACAACAATAAATGAAGTAGATTTAGCAATTGAACATTTAGAGAACTTAAAACAAAGATTAAACATTACAAAATTAATTACCATTTACGATCGAGGATATTCATCAATCGAACTCATGGCAAAAACCATTGATTTAAACTCTAAATTTTTAATAAGACTACCAAAAAATGTATTTAGACATTTAATCAAACAAATGAAGACTAATGATGAAATTATAAAAATAAATTTAACAAATAATAGATTAAGTCATTTTGATGATGATGAAAAATTTAAAAGAAAAAGCAAGAAAGATGGGGCGATTAGAAATTCGCATAGCATTAGTAGATATTGGTAA
- a CDS encoding exosome complex RNA-binding protein Csl4: MNMKNEKIVMPGDKLGIIEQYLPGEGTYDDDGDIKSTVLGNVKINQKRKVISVVSDAKPALLKVGDIVYGQITDIKPQRANVTIECMKDNGRPLALPYMGAIHISQAKKDYLEKLSDAFRIGDIIQAKVIKITGDNVDLGTVDEDCGVLKAMCTRCRDYMHTTQKESELQCNTCNKKERRKVSNNYVND, translated from the coding sequence TTGAATATGAAAAATGAAAAAATTGTAATGCCTGGAGATAAATTAGGAATTATAGAACAGTATCTCCCAGGAGAAGGTACTTATGATGATGATGGTGACATTAAATCCACAGTACTTGGAAATGTTAAAATTAATCAAAAAAGAAAGGTTATTTCTGTTGTGTCAGATGCAAAACCTGCTCTTTTAAAAGTAGGAGATATCGTTTACGGTCAAATTACCGATATCAAGCCTCAAAGAGCAAATGTAACAATTGAATGTATGAAAGATAATGGACGACCATTAGCTCTGCCATATATGGGTGCAATCCATATTTCACAAGCAAAAAAAGACTACTTAGAAAAATTATCAGACGCTTTTAGAATTGGAGACATTATTCAAGCAAAAGTGATTAAAATAACTGGAGATAATGTTGATTTGGGAACTGTTGATGAGGACTGTGGAGTCTTAAAAGCAATGTGTACCCGTTGTAGAGATTACATGCACACTACACAAAAAGAAAGCGAACTTCAATGTAATACTTGTAACAAAAAAGAAAGACGTAAAGTTTCTAATAATTATGTTAATGATTAA
- a CDS encoding DNA-directed RNA polymerase subunit L, whose protein sequence is MENFEIIEDKTLELTFVVSDESHGVYNALRHILMRNPDVEYAVYNIDHPLTGKPEMTIKTKRGKRPRNVLKKAAEELQNESSELKKLFDEAL, encoded by the coding sequence ATGGAAAATTTTGAAATTATTGAAGATAAAACTTTGGAACTCACTTTTGTTGTTTCTGATGAAAGTCATGGAGTTTACAATGCTTTAAGACATATTTTAATGCGAAACCCTGATGTAGAATATGCTGTTTACAACATTGATCATCCCCTTACCGGAAAGCCTGAAATGACTATTAAAACCAAAAGAGGAAAACGACCAAGAAACGTGTTGAAAAAAGCAGCTGAAGAACTCCAAAATGAAAGCTCTGAACTTAAAAAACTTTTTGATGAAGCTTTATAG
- a CDS encoding NUDIX hydrolase, producing MADYKTPSLATDIFIYDDDFNFILIKRKNDPFKDYWALPGGFVEYGESVESAAIREAKEETSIDVEIKDLVNVYSAPDRDPRRHTVTVAYTAKGDFRARKAASDAKDIGIFNAAKLDEINLAFDHGKIIKECLVKSKKIDL from the coding sequence ATGGCAGATTATAAAACTCCTTCATTAGCTACCGATATTTTTATTTATGATGATGATTTCAATTTTATATTGATTAAAAGAAAAAATGATCCTTTTAAAGATTATTGGGCGTTGCCTGGAGGATTTGTCGAATACGGTGAAAGTGTGGAAAGTGCGGCAATAAGAGAAGCGAAAGAAGAAACCAGCATTGATGTTGAAATCAAAGATTTAGTCAATGTTTATTCCGCACCAGATAGGGATCCGAGAAGACACACAGTAACTGTTGCATATACTGCTAAAGGTGATTTTAGAGCTCGTAAAGCAGCCAGTGATGCTAAAGATATTGGCATTTTTAATGCAGCAAAACTAGATGAAATCAACCTTGCTTTTGACCACGGCAAAATAATAAAAGAATGTTTAGTTAAATCTAAAAAAATAGATTTATAA
- a CDS encoding transcription factor S, whose translation MEFCPKCGAMMLPNDGILKCKTCGYSNELEKNDMYEVSKEINAEDNVKILGKDIDVGPITNETCPECGNDKATYKLLQTRSADEAPTRIFTCTKCKHTWRAYD comes from the coding sequence ATGGAATTTTGTCCAAAATGTGGAGCGATGATGCTTCCTAACGATGGCATTTTAAAATGTAAAACATGTGGATATTCTAATGAATTAGAAAAAAATGACATGTATGAAGTTTCTAAAGAAATTAATGCTGAAGACAATGTTAAAATACTTGGAAAGGATATTGATGTTGGCCCAATTACAAATGAAACTTGTCCGGAATGCGGAAATGACAAAGCTACTTATAAATTATTACAAACTCGCAGTGCAGATGAAGCTCCTACCCGTATCTTTACATGTACCAAATGTAAGCATACGTGGAGAGCATACGACTAA
- a CDS encoding topoisomerase IV, whose product MKDSKEKEHRISNLKDMINNVKEEDEIDNYGDIEEDNELIEYLNEDSDSDFEKLEIDDEFIYHPGDENESAINLEENLINEDFIIQPPKIEDSDEENIADEYNEDFVGEISENFDNVMNAKIGGKPILAIVSGAIGVILIIISIFIFQSRSERIIDNVVAGETSFAFIIFLAIGALLLIYSLYKLLDFGNPLSNITKSIDSIENEKKDPPKPKKEEPSPKVIPKSKIPLDKDSYKVGEFNMDDLKSSLKKPTDSTKKVKEVEEKSEDIENIPPAKEKSHEKKDLTAEEIEEKEYEQAKLDSESIDDIFAEVEDMDDLEIISVDSKDKKTKEK is encoded by the coding sequence ATGAAAGATTCTAAAGAAAAAGAGCATAGAATTTCTAATCTCAAAGACATGATTAATAATGTCAAAGAAGAAGATGAAATCGATAATTATGGAGATATAGAAGAAGATAACGAGCTAATCGAATATCTCAATGAAGACTCAGACAGTGATTTTGAGAAATTAGAAATTGATGATGAATTCATTTACCATCCAGGCGATGAAAACGAAAGTGCTATTAATTTAGAAGAAAACCTAATTAATGAGGATTTTATTATACAACCCCCAAAAATTGAAGATAGCGATGAAGAAAACATTGCCGATGAATATAATGAAGATTTCGTTGGGGAAATAAGTGAAAACTTTGATAATGTCATGAATGCAAAAATTGGTGGAAAACCTATTTTAGCTATTGTAAGCGGTGCCATAGGTGTGATCTTAATCATCATATCAATATTTATTTTCCAATCCCGCAGCGAAAGAATTATCGACAATGTTGTTGCAGGAGAAACCAGCTTTGCTTTTATTATATTCCTTGCAATTGGAGCATTATTATTGATTTATAGCCTATACAAACTATTAGATTTTGGAAATCCATTGTCAAATATTACAAAGAGCATTGATTCAATTGAAAATGAAAAAAAAGACCCTCCTAAACCAAAAAAAGAAGAACCATCCCCAAAAGTTATCCCAAAAAGCAAAATTCCATTAGATAAGGACTCCTACAAGGTGGGAGAATTTAATATGGATGATTTGAAATCTTCTCTTAAAAAACCTACTGATTCTACTAAAAAAGTTAAAGAAGTTGAAGAAAAATCAGAGGATATCGAAAATATTCCGCCAGCAAAAGAAAAATCACATGAAAAAAAAGATTTGACTGCTGAAGAAATTGAAGAAAAGGAATATGAACAAGCTAAACTTGATAGTGAATCCATTGATGATATTTTCGCTGAAGTAGAAGATATGGATGACTTAGAAATTATTTCTGTTGATTCAAAAGATAAGAAAACAAAAGAGAAATAA